One Amycolatopsis sp. NBC_00355 genomic window carries:
- a CDS encoding NAD(P)/FAD-dependent oxidoreductase, whose product MSASEEDFDVVVIGGGPGGAATAGLLAGMGHRVLVIEREKFPRYHIGESLITGALPTLDDLGLLKRLDDMGFTKKYGGTLLWGKNQGTWGFRFTESALYDHAYQVRRADFDALVLGRARELGATVLEEVTVREPVFDGERMVGITYTEKGSKDVRTVRSKFVVDASGQNHLLAKHFDMVSWHDDLRNIATWSYWQGCNLYGGTKAGDIISENRPTGWVWFIPLSDGTVSVGYVTPLEEYQKSGKSLEDLYLEQVQATEEVSTLVKGARRVSGFRNIRDWSYTSERFHGPGWALVGDAAAFVDPLLSTGVTLALRGARALADAIDGSLRDASVEDELLGLYEESYRTFLDSVLDFVRFFYDRTKNKEDYWDKAQQQIDPQKLRPRETDFATMLSGLTGINDIFEQRRRAA is encoded by the coding sequence ATGAGCGCAAGCGAAGAGGACTTCGACGTCGTCGTCATCGGCGGCGGCCCGGGCGGCGCCGCGACAGCGGGTCTGCTGGCCGGCATGGGCCACCGGGTGCTGGTGATCGAGCGTGAGAAGTTCCCGCGCTACCACATCGGCGAGTCCCTGATCACCGGGGCACTGCCCACTTTGGACGACCTGGGCCTGCTGAAGCGCCTGGACGACATGGGCTTCACCAAGAAGTACGGCGGCACCCTGCTGTGGGGCAAGAACCAGGGCACCTGGGGTTTCCGGTTCACCGAGTCGGCGCTCTACGACCACGCCTACCAGGTCCGCCGCGCCGACTTCGACGCCCTGGTGCTGGGCCGCGCCCGTGAACTGGGCGCCACGGTGCTCGAAGAGGTCACCGTCCGCGAGCCGGTCTTCGACGGCGAGCGGATGGTCGGCATCACCTACACCGAGAAGGGCAGCAAGGACGTCCGGACGGTGCGCTCGAAGTTCGTCGTCGACGCCTCCGGCCAGAACCACCTGCTGGCCAAGCACTTCGACATGGTCTCCTGGCACGACGACCTGCGCAACATCGCCACCTGGAGCTACTGGCAGGGCTGCAACCTCTACGGCGGCACCAAGGCCGGCGACATCATCTCGGAGAACCGGCCGACCGGGTGGGTCTGGTTCATCCCGCTCTCGGACGGCACGGTCAGCGTCGGCTACGTGACGCCGCTGGAGGAGTACCAGAAGTCCGGGAAGTCGCTGGAGGACCTGTACCTCGAGCAGGTCCAGGCGACCGAAGAGGTCAGCACGCTCGTCAAGGGCGCGCGCCGGGTCAGCGGGTTCCGCAACATCCGCGACTGGTCCTACACCTCCGAGCGCTTCCACGGCCCGGGCTGGGCGCTGGTCGGCGACGCCGCCGCGTTCGTCGACCCGCTGCTCTCCACCGGCGTCACGCTGGCGCTGCGCGGGGCGCGGGCACTGGCCGACGCGATCGACGGCTCGCTGCGCGACGCCTCGGTCGAGGACGAACTGCTCGGCCTGTACGAGGAGAGCTACCGGACGTTCCTCGACTCGGTCCTGGACTTCGTGCGCTTCTTCTACGACCGCACGAAGAACAAGGAAGACTACTGGGACAAGGCCCAGCAGCAGATCGACCCGCAGAAGCTGCGGCCGCGGGAGACGGACTTCGCGACCATGCTCTCGGGCCTCACCGGCATCAACGACATCTTCGAGCAGCGCAGGCGGGCGGCGTAA
- a CDS encoding condensation domain-containing protein — MSISEAGATAGRYPLSANLGLLCIFDKGATDGAFGPRHLVIHGWRVRGELDLAALQGALDDVVERHEILRTEIVRDGGEQYQRVHPPSSPELRVHQLTDNGLPRDEQVDDFVNTVEAGRLGADALPHLRAELGRFDDQDGVLVLIVHHTAGDGWSLHVLIHELAVSYARRRGLDVPQLPEARQYGDFSVWQIDDLASANSQASRDYWGGKLRGGRMLDIKSDRTLAPETAAVYAVERFLLDAELTRGTMELARVMHCSPFMVLLAAFNALLARISGATDLVVPIITSGRSDSSFMETIGPFFNLVPLRTDIEGCRTFSELVLRIRATCLEAYAHELPFSEVVAQAPEINKTYERDDNAVCAIQVLQFPGMTEAETVGDVEYAEVRKRTKSCDDTSDIPNGVLWALDILADGEIAGTSRYNTEQFDRETMVRMIEDYQAILASGLTDPNRPLWAL; from the coding sequence ATGAGCATCTCCGAGGCCGGCGCCACGGCCGGCCGCTACCCGCTGTCGGCCAACCTCGGTCTGCTGTGCATCTTCGACAAGGGGGCGACGGACGGTGCGTTCGGACCGCGGCACCTGGTGATCCACGGCTGGCGGGTGCGCGGCGAGCTGGACCTGGCCGCGCTCCAGGGCGCGCTGGACGACGTCGTCGAGCGGCACGAGATCCTGCGCACGGAGATCGTCCGCGACGGCGGCGAGCAGTACCAGCGCGTCCACCCGCCGTCCTCGCCCGAGCTGCGGGTGCACCAGCTGACCGACAACGGCCTGCCGCGCGACGAGCAGGTCGACGACTTCGTCAACACGGTCGAAGCGGGCCGGCTGGGCGCCGACGCCCTGCCGCACCTGCGCGCCGAGCTGGGCCGCTTCGACGACCAGGACGGGGTGCTGGTGCTCATCGTGCACCACACGGCCGGTGACGGCTGGTCGCTGCACGTGCTGATCCACGAGCTGGCCGTCAGCTACGCGCGGCGTCGCGGGCTCGACGTCCCGCAGCTGCCGGAAGCCCGCCAGTACGGGGACTTCTCCGTCTGGCAGATCGACGATCTGGCCAGCGCGAACTCCCAGGCGTCGCGCGACTACTGGGGCGGCAAGCTGCGCGGCGGGCGGATGCTCGACATCAAGTCCGACCGCACGCTCGCCCCGGAGACCGCGGCCGTCTACGCGGTGGAGCGGTTCCTGCTCGACGCCGAGCTCACCCGCGGCACCATGGAGTTGGCGCGGGTGATGCACTGCTCGCCGTTCATGGTCCTGCTGGCCGCGTTCAACGCGCTCCTGGCGCGGATCTCCGGCGCCACCGACCTGGTGGTGCCGATCATCACCTCCGGCCGTTCCGACTCGTCGTTCATGGAGACCATCGGGCCGTTCTTCAACCTGGTGCCGCTGCGGACCGACATCGAGGGCTGCCGCACGTTCTCCGAGCTGGTGCTGCGGATCCGCGCCACCTGCCTGGAGGCCTACGCGCACGAACTGCCCTTCAGCGAGGTCGTCGCGCAGGCGCCGGAGATCAACAAGACCTACGAGCGGGACGACAACGCCGTCTGCGCGATCCAGGTCCTGCAGTTCCCCGGCATGACCGAAGCCGAGACCGTCGGCGACGTCGAGTACGCCGAGGTCCGCAAGCGCACCAAGTCCTGCGACGACACCTCCGACATCCCCAACGGGGTGCTGTGGGCACTCGACATCCTCGCCGACGGCGAGATCGCCGGCACCAGCCGCTACAACACCGAGCAGTTCGACCGGGAGACGATGGTCCGGATGATCGAGGACTACCAGGCGATCCTGGCGTCCGGGCTGACCGACCCCAACCGTCCACTGTGGGCACTCTGA
- the hppD gene encoding 4-hydroxyphenylpyruvate dioxygenase, whose protein sequence is MATPNPSVLDGLELDYVRFYVGSLDTARNWLVRGYGLGERPLGDAGPDWAAVRSTEIGANDVRFVFSEPLVEDHPGTAYVDHHGDGVADIALRVSDATAAFEAAVARGARPVAGPSRAGGVVTASIMGFGDTLHTFVEYPDGPPAPITVDAEEPGALLEIDHFAVCVENGHLDATVDFYRDVLNFELIFDETLAIGAQAMTTKVVQSKSGSVTFTLIEPDTSKEPGHIDDFLKDHGGAGVQHIAFAANGIIEAVELLRDREVEFMGTPDSYYADLLQRVVPEQYSLADLRDQQVLVDEDHDGQLYQIFARSVHPRNTIFLELVERLGARGFGSGNITALYQAAERQRDHS, encoded by the coding sequence ATGGCCACCCCGAATCCGTCGGTGCTCGACGGCCTCGAACTGGACTACGTCCGGTTCTACGTCGGCAGCCTCGACACGGCACGGAACTGGCTGGTGCGCGGGTACGGGCTCGGCGAACGGCCGCTGGGTGACGCCGGGCCGGACTGGGCCGCCGTGCGGTCGACCGAGATCGGCGCCAACGACGTCCGGTTCGTCTTCAGCGAGCCCCTGGTCGAAGACCACCCCGGCACCGCCTACGTCGACCACCACGGCGACGGCGTCGCGGACATCGCGCTGCGCGTCAGCGACGCGACGGCCGCCTTCGAAGCGGCCGTCGCCCGCGGCGCCCGCCCGGTCGCCGGGCCGAGCCGGGCCGGCGGGGTCGTCACGGCCAGCATCATGGGCTTCGGCGACACGCTGCACACCTTCGTCGAATACCCGGACGGCCCGCCGGCGCCGATCACCGTGGACGCCGAAGAACCCGGTGCCCTGCTGGAGATCGACCACTTCGCGGTGTGCGTGGAGAACGGTCACCTCGACGCCACCGTCGACTTCTACCGGGACGTGCTGAACTTCGAGCTGATCTTCGACGAGACGCTCGCGATCGGCGCGCAGGCGATGACCACGAAGGTGGTGCAGAGCAAGTCCGGCAGCGTCACGTTCACGCTGATCGAGCCGGACACCTCGAAGGAGCCGGGCCACATCGACGACTTCCTCAAGGACCACGGCGGCGCGGGTGTGCAGCACATCGCCTTCGCCGCCAACGGGATCATCGAGGCGGTCGAGCTGCTGCGCGACCGGGAGGTCGAGTTCATGGGCACCCCGGACTCCTACTACGCGGACCTGCTGCAGCGCGTCGTGCCGGAGCAGTACTCGCTGGCGGACCTGCGCGATCAGCAGGTGCTCGTCGACGAGGACCACGACGGCCAGCTGTACCAGATCTTCGCCCGGTCGGTGCATCCGCGGAACACGATCTTCCTGGAGCTGGTCGAACGGCTCGGGGCGCGCGGGTTCGGCAGCGGCAACATCACCGCGCTGTACCAGGCCGCCGAGCGCCAGCGCGACCACTCCTGA
- a CDS encoding MbtH family protein, whose protein sequence is MTNPFDDPDKNYTVLVNAAGEHSLWLSGIPVPGGWDVVHGPRGRVSCLDYISENWRDLRPNPAARRAA, encoded by the coding sequence ATGACCAACCCCTTCGACGACCCGGACAAGAACTACACCGTCCTGGTGAACGCCGCGGGCGAGCACTCGCTGTGGCTGTCCGGCATCCCGGTCCCCGGGGGCTGGGACGTGGTGCACGGCCCGCGCGGCCGGGTGTCCTGCCTGGACTACATCAGTGAGAACTGGCGCGACCTGCGACCCAACCCGGCCGCCCGCCGCGCCGCCTGA
- a CDS encoding non-ribosomal peptide synthetase — protein MARSVHEAFSAQAARTPDAVAVSGPDRTLTYRELDERANRLAHRLTGLGAGPDVPVAVLLERSADVVVTFLAALKAGAFYQPIHSAYPADRRQWIIDHSKATILVTDAASKGLGVPSVSDIVLAAEDLSDQPATAPEVTLDENAPAYVMYTSGSTGEPKGVAVRHTDALALALDSTWDTGNHERVLLIAPHAFNVSTYEIWVPLLHGGTVFVAPEGKLDIAGLGALLAGNAITGVHLTAGLFRVVAEEAPESLAGVREVLTGGDVIAPTAVARVLEVNPGLVVRAMYGATEGTVFSTNSAITAPYTPGPVVPVGRAMDGVELHVLDERLDPVPDGTVGELYFGGVGVALGYAGRPDLTGERFVASPFGPDGARLYRTGDLVRRTTAGEIEFVGRATDQVKILGFRVELAEIEAAISGHPGLADVAVVAREVKAGDVRLVAYLVAEDGEPDAGAIRERVRTRLPEYMLPAAFVVVEQLPLTANGKLDRAALPQPEFETAGASRAPSGPKEEALCRAFSEVLGVEEVGVDDSFFDLGGHSLLAMRLLNRIRAELGVELKINTLFDTPTVAGLAQVL, from the coding sequence ATGGCCCGGTCCGTTCACGAGGCGTTCTCCGCGCAGGCCGCCCGAACCCCCGACGCGGTGGCGGTGTCCGGTCCGGACCGCACGCTGACGTACCGGGAGCTCGACGAGCGCGCCAACCGGCTCGCGCACCGCCTCACCGGTCTCGGCGCGGGCCCGGACGTCCCGGTCGCCGTGCTGCTCGAGCGCAGCGCCGACGTGGTCGTCACGTTCCTGGCCGCGCTCAAGGCCGGCGCCTTCTATCAGCCGATCCACTCGGCCTACCCGGCCGACCGCCGCCAGTGGATCATCGACCACTCGAAGGCCACGATCCTCGTCACGGACGCGGCGTCGAAGGGCCTCGGCGTCCCGTCGGTCTCCGACATCGTGCTGGCCGCGGAGGACCTTTCGGACCAGCCGGCGACGGCGCCCGAGGTCACCCTGGACGAGAACGCCCCGGCGTACGTCATGTACACCTCGGGCTCCACCGGCGAGCCGAAGGGCGTGGCCGTGCGCCACACCGACGCCCTCGCCCTGGCGCTCGACTCCACCTGGGACACCGGCAACCACGAGCGCGTCCTGCTCATCGCGCCGCACGCGTTCAACGTGTCGACCTACGAGATCTGGGTGCCGCTGCTGCACGGCGGCACGGTCTTCGTCGCCCCCGAGGGCAAGCTCGACATCGCCGGCCTCGGCGCCCTGCTGGCCGGGAACGCGATCACCGGCGTGCACCTCACCGCCGGCCTGTTCCGCGTCGTGGCCGAGGAAGCCCCGGAGAGCCTCGCCGGCGTCCGCGAGGTCCTCACCGGCGGCGACGTCATCGCGCCGACCGCCGTCGCCCGCGTGCTCGAGGTCAACCCGGGCCTGGTCGTCCGGGCCATGTACGGCGCCACCGAAGGCACCGTCTTCAGCACCAACTCCGCGATCACCGCGCCCTACACGCCGGGCCCCGTGGTCCCCGTCGGCCGCGCGATGGACGGCGTCGAGCTGCACGTGCTCGACGAGCGGCTCGACCCGGTGCCCGACGGCACCGTCGGCGAGCTCTACTTCGGCGGCGTCGGCGTCGCCCTCGGTTACGCCGGCCGCCCGGACCTGACCGGCGAGCGTTTCGTCGCCAGCCCGTTCGGCCCCGACGGCGCCCGGCTGTACCGCACCGGCGACCTGGTGCGCCGCACCACCGCCGGCGAGATCGAGTTCGTCGGCCGCGCCACCGACCAGGTCAAGATCCTCGGCTTCCGGGTCGAGCTGGCCGAGATCGAGGCCGCCATCTCCGGGCACCCGGGCCTGGCCGACGTCGCCGTCGTCGCCCGCGAGGTCAAGGCCGGCGACGTCCGGCTGGTCGCCTACCTGGTCGCCGAGGACGGCGAGCCCGACGCGGGCGCCATCCGCGAGCGCGTCCGCACCCGCCTGCCCGAGTACATGCTGCCCGCCGCGTTCGTGGTCGTCGAGCAGCTGCCGCTGACGGCCAACGGCAAGCTCGACCGGGCCGCGCTGCCGCAGCCGGAGTTCGAGACCGCGGGCGCGTCCCGCGCGCCGAGCGGCCCCAAGGAAGAGGCGCTCTGCCGCGCGTTCTCCGAGGTGCTCGGCGTCGAAGAGGTCGGCGTCGACGACAGCTTCTTCGACCTGGGCGGCCACTCGCTGCTGGCGATGCGCCTGCTCAACCGGATCCGCGCCGAGCTGGGCGTGGAACTGAAGATCAACACGCTCTTCGACACTCCGACCGTGGCCGGCCTGGCCCAGGTGCTCTGA
- a CDS encoding FAD-dependent oxidoreductase produces the protein MSGPVGSVAVVLGGSMAGSLAARVLSESYEDVLVLDRDVLLGVTTPRKGTPHTRHAHGLHARGQRVLEDFFPGFTDELRASGAPVGDLGEMRWYFNGLRLPYTHTGLVSVTPTRPVLENHVRTRVAALPNVTYLERHDILGLVSTSDNSRVIGVRVRDEEGTEKVLRADLVLDATGRGSRTPAWLEQLGYERPSEDRVKIGLAYTTRFYRRPAGSFTDTWSINPVASPEHPRGAFFGLSDEDTCIVSLTGILGDHPPTDDEGFLAFAKSLPVPDVYDGIKDAEPLDDATSFGFPASVRRRYEHLDRFPAGLLVLGDAICSFNPVYGQGMSVAAWEAFTLREHLRAGDIDQYAYFRDIGQVVDAPWAVSASGDLAFPDVEGERTPEIEQGNAFMGLLQYAASKDQEIVKAFMRVAGLIDPPTALMDPELVQRVLSYQPGGAADQAA, from the coding sequence ATGTCCGGACCGGTCGGAAGCGTCGCCGTCGTCCTGGGTGGCAGCATGGCCGGCAGCCTGGCGGCCCGGGTGCTGTCGGAGTCCTACGAGGACGTCCTCGTCCTCGACCGGGACGTCCTGCTCGGGGTCACCACCCCGCGCAAGGGCACGCCGCACACCCGCCACGCCCACGGGCTGCACGCGCGCGGTCAGCGCGTCCTCGAAGACTTCTTCCCCGGCTTCACCGACGAGCTGCGCGCCAGCGGCGCCCCGGTCGGCGACCTGGGGGAGATGCGCTGGTACTTCAACGGCCTGCGCCTGCCCTACACCCACACCGGCCTCGTCTCGGTGACGCCGACCCGCCCGGTGCTGGAGAACCACGTCCGCACCCGGGTCGCCGCGCTGCCGAACGTGACCTACCTGGAGCGGCACGACATCCTCGGCCTGGTGTCCACTTCGGACAACTCGCGGGTGATCGGTGTGCGGGTGCGCGACGAGGAAGGCACCGAGAAGGTGCTGCGCGCCGACCTCGTCCTCGACGCCACCGGCCGCGGCTCGCGGACGCCGGCGTGGCTGGAGCAGCTCGGCTACGAGCGGCCCAGCGAGGACCGCGTCAAGATCGGGCTCGCCTACACCACGCGGTTCTACCGCCGCCCGGCCGGCTCGTTCACCGACACCTGGTCGATCAACCCGGTCGCTTCGCCGGAGCACCCGCGCGGCGCGTTCTTCGGACTGTCCGATGAGGACACCTGCATCGTGTCGCTCACCGGCATCCTCGGCGACCACCCGCCGACCGACGACGAGGGTTTCCTCGCCTTCGCGAAGTCGTTGCCGGTGCCCGACGTCTACGACGGCATCAAGGACGCCGAGCCGCTCGACGACGCGACGTCGTTCGGGTTCCCGGCCAGCGTCCGCCGCCGTTACGAGCACCTGGACCGGTTCCCGGCCGGCCTGCTCGTGCTCGGCGACGCGATCTGCAGCTTCAACCCGGTCTACGGCCAGGGCATGAGCGTCGCCGCCTGGGAGGCGTTCACCCTGCGCGAGCACCTGCGCGCCGGCGACATCGACCAGTACGCCTACTTCCGCGACATCGGCCAGGTCGTCGACGCGCCGTGGGCGGTCTCGGCCAGCGGTGACCTCGCCTTCCCGGACGTCGAGGGGGAGCGCACCCCGGAGATCGAGCAGGGCAACGCCTTCATGGGCCTGCTGCAGTACGCCGCGTCGAAGGACCAGGAAATCGTCAAGGCGTTCATGCGCGTGGCCGGGCTGATCGACCCGCCGACCGCGCTGATGGACCCGGAGCTGGTGCAGCGCGTGCTGTCCTACCAGCCCGGCGGCGCGGCCGACCAGGCCGCCTGA
- a CDS encoding DddA-like double-stranded DNA deaminase toxin, with the protein MNDFEAVTAAIAAGIAAIGQAQEAARQSSGALTEATAALTEATAGSAIADLPGVTQRARDKVDATIRRLSRASEQLRAYSAGLGRSTAQPAPQRTPPTAQPPADPASDASPPVRVLKERLDELRAELPPPVEQGRGQKTHGRWVDTRGRVHAMVSESDEWKEKVNAVLTGEGCPRVPIARASDVELRLAAMMREKGESDPGMRHVTLVINNVPCRGPYSCDRLLPVVLPDGYTITVHGTDGYVKTYTGGGVPRWR; encoded by the coding sequence GTGAACGATTTCGAGGCCGTGACCGCCGCCATCGCAGCCGGGATCGCGGCCATCGGACAGGCCCAAGAAGCCGCACGACAGTCGTCCGGTGCCCTGACCGAGGCAACCGCCGCACTGACCGAGGCCACCGCCGGGTCCGCGATCGCCGACCTGCCCGGTGTCACCCAGCGGGCCCGCGACAAGGTCGACGCGACCATCCGCCGGTTGAGCCGGGCATCGGAGCAGCTCCGGGCCTATTCAGCAGGCTTGGGACGCTCTACCGCGCAGCCGGCTCCGCAGCGCACCCCGCCGACAGCACAACCGCCGGCCGACCCGGCGAGCGATGCGAGTCCTCCCGTTCGGGTGCTGAAAGAGCGGCTCGACGAACTTCGCGCCGAGCTGCCACCTCCGGTCGAACAAGGGCGCGGGCAGAAGACACACGGCCGGTGGGTCGACACCCGGGGCCGGGTCCACGCCATGGTCAGCGAGTCCGACGAGTGGAAGGAGAAGGTCAACGCCGTGCTGACCGGCGAAGGGTGTCCCCGGGTGCCCATCGCGAGAGCATCGGATGTCGAGCTGAGGTTGGCCGCGATGATGCGCGAGAAGGGCGAATCAGACCCGGGCATGCGGCATGTCACCCTCGTGATCAACAACGTGCCGTGCCGAGGCCCGTACAGCTGTGACAGGCTGCTTCCGGTCGTGCTGCCCGATGGCTACACGATCACCGTGCACGGGACGGACGGTTACGTGAAGACCTACACCGGAGGGGGTGTGCCGCGATGGCGGTGA
- a CDS encoding Imm1 family immunity protein, producing MAVTAYYTREGASLTGPAEADELLTRMAEDRKPGELPRMAALEHEESGAVLEAGINGERGFVTHISQTGRSALSTNGSTSREVIEYDEQAHVREVPAHAEIPVGQVREAVRRFVSSGGARPDNVSWSDV from the coding sequence ATGGCGGTGACGGCGTACTACACACGCGAAGGTGCGAGCCTGACCGGCCCGGCCGAGGCCGACGAGCTGCTCACCCGCATGGCCGAAGACCGGAAGCCGGGTGAATTGCCGCGTATGGCGGCCCTCGAGCACGAAGAATCGGGTGCAGTCCTCGAAGCGGGGATCAATGGCGAGCGCGGCTTCGTCACCCACATCAGCCAGACCGGACGCAGCGCCCTCAGCACGAACGGATCGACCTCACGCGAGGTGATCGAATACGACGAGCAGGCTCATGTCCGGGAAGTCCCAGCGCACGCCGAGATCCCGGTCGGCCAGGTACGGGAAGCCGTCCGCCGGTTCGTCTCGTCCGGGGGCGCGCGGCCCGACAACGTCTCCTGGTCCGACGTCTGA
- a CDS encoding SDR family NAD(P)-dependent oxidoreductase produces MSLENKNAIVYGAGGSIGREVAKAFAKAGARVYCAGRTRKNLTPVVKEITNAGGWAKANVVNALNEAAVERHAKTVVAESGSLDISINLISRGDVQGTPLLDMIADDVTGPVLTGLTTNYLTARAAARHMTEQGSGVILGLNSGSANGSPMMGATGPADAAMDTLFRNLAAELGPAGVRVLGIWTAGLPETLSREKLAAHSGGQEMDEEAFQGVLEHLDGMRMTKKSPTLAEVAATATFLASERAGAITGTFVNVTSGTFPS; encoded by the coding sequence ATGTCCCTGGAGAACAAGAACGCCATCGTCTACGGAGCCGGTGGATCGATCGGCCGTGAAGTGGCGAAGGCGTTCGCCAAGGCAGGTGCCCGCGTCTACTGCGCCGGGCGCACCCGCAAGAACCTCACCCCGGTGGTCAAGGAGATCACCAACGCCGGCGGCTGGGCGAAGGCCAACGTGGTCAACGCCCTGAACGAAGCCGCAGTGGAACGGCACGCGAAGACGGTGGTGGCCGAAAGCGGCAGCCTGGACATCTCGATCAACCTGATCAGCCGCGGCGACGTGCAGGGCACGCCGCTGCTCGACATGATCGCCGACGACGTGACCGGGCCGGTCCTGACCGGGCTCACCACGAACTACCTCACCGCCCGGGCGGCCGCCCGGCACATGACCGAGCAGGGCTCCGGAGTGATCCTGGGCCTGAACAGCGGTTCGGCCAACGGCAGCCCGATGATGGGCGCCACCGGCCCGGCCGACGCGGCGATGGACACGCTGTTCCGCAACCTCGCGGCGGAGCTCGGCCCGGCCGGCGTCCGCGTGCTGGGCATCTGGACGGCGGGCCTGCCGGAGACCCTGTCCCGGGAGAAGCTCGCGGCCCACAGCGGCGGCCAGGAGATGGACGAGGAGGCCTTCCAGGGAGTGCTGGAGCACCTCGACGGCATGCGGATGACGAAGAAGTCACCCACGCTGGCCGAGGTTGCGGCCACGGCGACGTTCCTCGCATCCGAGCGAGCGGGCGCGATCACGGGCACGTTCGTGAACGTCACGAGCGGCACCTTCCCGAGCTGA
- a CDS encoding SDR family NAD(P)-dependent oxidoreductase: MSLEKKNAIVYGAGGSIGAAVAKAFAADGAHVFLVGRTLESLQAVADEIEAAGGAASVDVLDALDESAVEEHAKTVVVEGGSLDVSINLITRGDVQGIPLIDMKVADFTSPVVTGITTNFITMRAAARHMVEQGSGVILALDSGSAHGSPMMGGTGSADGAIDTLVRNLAAEIGPSGVRVAGIWTAGLPETLSPEKLAAFSGAPQMDDAAFQGLLQHLDGMRMTKKSPTLAQVAATATFLAAPEAGAITGTFLNVTSGIFPS; encoded by the coding sequence ATGTCGCTCGAGAAGAAGAACGCGATCGTCTACGGCGCCGGCGGCTCGATCGGCGCGGCGGTGGCCAAGGCGTTCGCCGCCGACGGCGCGCACGTCTTCCTGGTCGGCCGGACCCTGGAGTCCCTGCAGGCCGTGGCCGACGAGATCGAGGCGGCCGGCGGCGCGGCCTCGGTGGACGTGCTCGACGCGCTCGACGAGTCGGCCGTCGAGGAGCACGCCAAGACGGTGGTCGTCGAGGGTGGCAGCCTGGACGTCTCGATCAACCTGATCACCCGCGGCGACGTCCAGGGCATCCCGCTGATCGACATGAAGGTCGCGGACTTCACCAGCCCGGTCGTCACCGGCATCACCACCAACTTCATCACCATGCGCGCGGCGGCCCGGCACATGGTCGAGCAGGGCTCCGGCGTGATCCTCGCGCTGGACAGCGGATCCGCGCACGGCAGCCCGATGATGGGCGGGACCGGTTCCGCCGACGGCGCGATCGACACCCTCGTGCGCAACCTGGCCGCCGAAATCGGCCCGAGCGGCGTGCGCGTCGCCGGGATCTGGACGGCCGGTTTGCCCGAAACGCTGTCCCCGGAGAAGCTCGCGGCGTTCAGCGGCGCGCCGCAAATGGACGACGCCGCGTTCCAGGGCCTGCTGCAGCACCTCGACGGCATGCGGATGACCAAGAAGTCGCCCACGCTCGCCCAGGTCGCCGCGACCGCGACGTTCCTCGCCGCGCCGGAGGCCGGTGCCATCACGGGCACCTTCCTGAACGTCACGAGCGGCATCTTCCCGAGCTGA